Proteins encoded in a region of the Populus alba chromosome 13, ASM523922v2, whole genome shotgun sequence genome:
- the LOC118059374 gene encoding phospholipase SGR2 isoform X4: MAGSKANPAVSEEILPDLLKNTPSNIARLEDVIENCKGRQKYLAQTRSPSDGGDVRWYFCKVPLAENELAASVPLTEIVGKSDYFRFGMRDSLAIEASFLQREEELLTSWWKEYAECSEGPLGQPTTSKKFNALENADSPEGGRAAQLHEVEEERVGVPVKGGLYEVDLVKRHCFPVYWNGENWRVLRGHWFARKGGLDWLPLREDVAEQLEIAYRSQVWHRRMFQPSGLFAARVDLQGSTLGLHALFTGEDDTWEAWLNIDASSFSNIVSLSGNEIKLRRGYSASHSAKPTQDELRQRKEEEMDDYCSQVPVQHVVFMVHGIGQRLEKSNLVDDVGNFRHITASLSERHLTSHQRGAQRVLFIPCQWRKGLKLSSEAAVEKITLDGVRGLRVMLGATVHDVLYYMSPIYCQDVINSVELIGITLLQVSNQLNRLYLKFLKRNPGYDGKVSIYGHSLGSVLSYDILCHQENLSSPFPMDWMYNEHPRSEESSLDTKHDLLTNLEGNNSNVVSEAKDIVDPVDEEMMTARSTLLQEKGLADDFSTILSPHVSDLDETASGSNFKQMGGKESLHEFVHDSSKECEGTEMKLDNPMSGVDNMEVEGSEDTGNKEKEINMLMEEIDFLKAKIAELESKCGGENANEKGKATENMPKQTISETLALGQDEAPKSYTPYIKYTKLEFKVDTFFAVGSPLGVFLSLRNIRIGIGKGQKYWAEENITEEMPACSQMFNIFHPFDPVAYRIEPLVCKEFISKRPVIIPYHKGGRRLHIGFQELTEDLAGRSQAIMNHLNFVKGKVLTVCQSRIAYSEEEEENSHEKEERTYGSIMMERLTGSEGRIDHILQDKTFKHPYLQAIGAHT; this comes from the exons atGGCGGGTTCCAAGGCAAATCCGGCGGTTTCAGAGGAAATACTGCCTGATTTGCTAAAGAATACGCCGTCAAATATTGCAAGATTGGAGGATGTGATTGAGAATTGTAAAGGTCGTCAAAAGTATCTTGCACAGACTAGAAGTCCATCTGATGGTGGTGATGTTAGGTGGTATTTCTGTAAGGTGCCTTTGGCAGAGAATG AGTTAGCTGCCTCAGTCCCGCTCACTGAGATAGTGGGAAAGAGCGACTATTTTCGTTTTGGTATGAGGGATTCTCTTGCAATAGAAGCATCTTTCTTGCAG AGAGAAGAAGAGTTGCTCACTAGTTGGTGGAAAGAGTATGCAGAATGCAGTGAAGGCCCATTGGGTCAGCCTACCACCAGTAAGAAGTTCAATGCACTAGAAAATGCTGATTCTCCAGAGGGTGGACGAGCAGCTCAACTACATGAAGTGGAAGAGGAGAGAGTGGGTGTGCCTGTCAAGGGAGGACTGTATGAG GTAGATCTGGTGAAGAGACATTGTTTTCCTGTTTATTGGAATGGAGAAAATTGGCGTGTTTTGAGAGGTCATTGGTTTGCTCGTAAAGGAGGTTTGGATTGGCTCCCTCTTCGAGAGGACGTAGCTGAACAGTTAGAGATTGCATACCGGAGCCAG GTTTGGCACCGAAGGATGTTTCAACCATCCGGCCTTTTTGCAGCCCGTGTTGATCTGCAAGGCTCTACACTG GGACTTCATGCCCTTTTTACAGGAGAAGATGATACTTGGGAGGCTTGGCTCAACATTGATGCTTCTAGTTTTTCTAATATTGTTAGCTTGAGTGGGAATGAAATCAAGTTAAGGCGTGGTTACTCTGCATCTCACTCAGCAAAACCAACCCAG GACGAACTACGACAGCGGAAGGAGGAGGAAATGGATGATTACTGCTCACAG GTCCCTGTTCAGCATGTTGTTTTTATGGTTCATGGTATTGGCCAAAGATTGGAGAAGTCCAATCTTGTTGATGATGTTGGAAACTTCCGCCATATCACCGCTAGTCTTTCTGAACGACATCTTACTTCACACCAACGAGGTGCTCAACGAGTTCTTTTCATTCCATGCCAg TGGAGAAAGGGCTTGAAGCTTAGTAGTGAAGCTGCAGTTGAAAAGATTACTTTAGATGGTGTACGTGGTTTGCGTGTTATGCTGGGCGCAACAGTTCATGATGTATTGTACTACATGAGCCCCATCTATTGTCAAGACGTTATTAATTCG GTTGAATTGATTGGTATCACTTTGCTCCAGGTATCAAACCAATTAAACCGCCTGTACTTGAAGTTTCTTAAGCGGAATCCTGGTTATGATGGAAAG GTTTCGATATATGGTCATTCATTGGGAAGTGTCCTCTCATATGACATCCTGTGCCATCAAGAGAATCTATCTTCTCCATTCCCAATGGATTGGATGTATAACGAACATCCTAGGAGTGAAGAATCTTCCCTTGATACGAAGCATGACTTGTTGACCAATCTGGAGGGTAACAATTCCAACGTAGTCAGTGAAGCCAAGGACATAGTGGATCCTGTTGATGAAGAAATGATGACTGCACGATCAACTTTATTACAAGAGAAGGGGCTTGCTGATGACTTTTCCACAATCTTGAGTCCTCATGTGTCGGATTTGGATGAAACTGCGTCAGGTTCAAATTTTAAGCAAATGGGTGGAAAAGAAAGTCTCCATGAATTTGTTCATGACTCCAGTAAAGAATGTGAAGGTACAGAAATGAAGTTAGATAACCCAATGAGTGGTGTGGACAATATGGAAGTGGAAGGCAGTGAAGACACTGgcaataaggaaaaagaaattaatatgcTGATGGAAGAG ATTGATTTCTTGAAAGCTAAAATAGCAGAATTGGAATCCAAGTGTGGTGGTGAAAATGCAAATG AAAAGGGAAAGGCTACTGAAAACATGCCAAAGCAAACCATATCTGAGACGTTGGCACTTGGACAAGATGAAGCACCAAAGAGTTATACCCCTTATATAAAGTACACAAAACTTGAATTTAAG GTTGACACATTCTTTGCTGTTGGATCTCCTCTTGgagtctttctttctcttcgCAACATTCGGATTGGAATCG GTAAAGGGCAAAAATATTGGGCAGAGGAAAATATCACTGAAGAGATGCCAGCATGCAGTCAAATGTTCAATATTTTTCACCCATTTGATCCTGTAGCATATAG AATAGAACCTCTAGTCTGTAAAGAATTTATCAGCAAGCGTCCAGTTATTATTCCTTACCACAAAGGTGGAAGAAGGTTGCACATTGGGTTTCAG GAGCTTACTGAAGATTTAGCAGGTCGTTCTCAAGCAATAATGAATCATCTAAACTTTGTAAAG GGTAAGGTGCTTACAGTTTGCCAATCAAGGATTGCATATAGTGAAGAAG aagaagaaaattcccatgaaaaagaagagagaacatATGGCTCCATAATGATGGAGAGGTTAACTGGAAGTGAGGGACGAATAGACCACATACTTCAA GATAAAACATTTAAGCATCCATATCTGCAAGCCATTGGAGCGCACAC GTAA
- the LOC118059374 gene encoding phospholipase SGR2 isoform X6 yields MAGSKANPAVSEEILPDLLKNTPSNIARLEDVIENCKGRQKYLAQTRSPSDGGDVRWYFCKVPLAENELAASVPLTEIVGKSDYFRFGMRDSLAIEASFLQREEELLTSWWKEYAECSEGPLGQPTTSKKFNALENADSPEGGRAAQLHEVEEERVGVPVKGGLYEVDLVKRHCFPVYWNGENWRVLRGHWFARKGGLDWLPLREDVAEQLEIAYRSQVWHRRMFQPSGLFAARVDLQGSTLGLHALFTGEDDTWEAWLNIDASSFSNIVSLSGNEIKLRRGYSASHSAKPTQDELRQRKEEEMDDYCSQVPVQHVVFMVHGIGQRLEKSNLVDDVGNFRHITASLSERHLTSHQRGAQRVLFIPCQWRKGLKLSSEAAVEKITLDGVRGLRVMLGATVHDVLYYMSPIYCQDVINSVELIGITLLQVSNQLNRLYLKFLKRNPGYDGKVSIYGHSLGSVLSYDILCHQENLSSPFPMDWMYNEHPRSEESSLDTKHDLLTNLEGNNSNVVSEAKDIVDPVDEEMMTARSTLLQEKGLADDFSTILSPHVSDLDETASGSNFKQMGGKESLHEFVHDSSKECEGTEMKLDNPMSGVDNMEVEGSEDTGNKEKEINMLMEEIDFLKAKIAELESKCGGENANEKGKATENMPKQTISETLALGQDEAPKSYTPYIKYTKLEFKVDTFFAVGSPLGVFLSLRNIRIGIGKGQKYWAEENITEEMPACSQMFNIFHPFDPVAYRIEPLVCKEFISKRPVIIPYHKGGRRLHIGFQELTEDLAGRSQAIMNHLNFVKDKTFKHPYLQAIGAHT; encoded by the exons atGGCGGGTTCCAAGGCAAATCCGGCGGTTTCAGAGGAAATACTGCCTGATTTGCTAAAGAATACGCCGTCAAATATTGCAAGATTGGAGGATGTGATTGAGAATTGTAAAGGTCGTCAAAAGTATCTTGCACAGACTAGAAGTCCATCTGATGGTGGTGATGTTAGGTGGTATTTCTGTAAGGTGCCTTTGGCAGAGAATG AGTTAGCTGCCTCAGTCCCGCTCACTGAGATAGTGGGAAAGAGCGACTATTTTCGTTTTGGTATGAGGGATTCTCTTGCAATAGAAGCATCTTTCTTGCAG AGAGAAGAAGAGTTGCTCACTAGTTGGTGGAAAGAGTATGCAGAATGCAGTGAAGGCCCATTGGGTCAGCCTACCACCAGTAAGAAGTTCAATGCACTAGAAAATGCTGATTCTCCAGAGGGTGGACGAGCAGCTCAACTACATGAAGTGGAAGAGGAGAGAGTGGGTGTGCCTGTCAAGGGAGGACTGTATGAG GTAGATCTGGTGAAGAGACATTGTTTTCCTGTTTATTGGAATGGAGAAAATTGGCGTGTTTTGAGAGGTCATTGGTTTGCTCGTAAAGGAGGTTTGGATTGGCTCCCTCTTCGAGAGGACGTAGCTGAACAGTTAGAGATTGCATACCGGAGCCAG GTTTGGCACCGAAGGATGTTTCAACCATCCGGCCTTTTTGCAGCCCGTGTTGATCTGCAAGGCTCTACACTG GGACTTCATGCCCTTTTTACAGGAGAAGATGATACTTGGGAGGCTTGGCTCAACATTGATGCTTCTAGTTTTTCTAATATTGTTAGCTTGAGTGGGAATGAAATCAAGTTAAGGCGTGGTTACTCTGCATCTCACTCAGCAAAACCAACCCAG GACGAACTACGACAGCGGAAGGAGGAGGAAATGGATGATTACTGCTCACAG GTCCCTGTTCAGCATGTTGTTTTTATGGTTCATGGTATTGGCCAAAGATTGGAGAAGTCCAATCTTGTTGATGATGTTGGAAACTTCCGCCATATCACCGCTAGTCTTTCTGAACGACATCTTACTTCACACCAACGAGGTGCTCAACGAGTTCTTTTCATTCCATGCCAg TGGAGAAAGGGCTTGAAGCTTAGTAGTGAAGCTGCAGTTGAAAAGATTACTTTAGATGGTGTACGTGGTTTGCGTGTTATGCTGGGCGCAACAGTTCATGATGTATTGTACTACATGAGCCCCATCTATTGTCAAGACGTTATTAATTCG GTTGAATTGATTGGTATCACTTTGCTCCAGGTATCAAACCAATTAAACCGCCTGTACTTGAAGTTTCTTAAGCGGAATCCTGGTTATGATGGAAAG GTTTCGATATATGGTCATTCATTGGGAAGTGTCCTCTCATATGACATCCTGTGCCATCAAGAGAATCTATCTTCTCCATTCCCAATGGATTGGATGTATAACGAACATCCTAGGAGTGAAGAATCTTCCCTTGATACGAAGCATGACTTGTTGACCAATCTGGAGGGTAACAATTCCAACGTAGTCAGTGAAGCCAAGGACATAGTGGATCCTGTTGATGAAGAAATGATGACTGCACGATCAACTTTATTACAAGAGAAGGGGCTTGCTGATGACTTTTCCACAATCTTGAGTCCTCATGTGTCGGATTTGGATGAAACTGCGTCAGGTTCAAATTTTAAGCAAATGGGTGGAAAAGAAAGTCTCCATGAATTTGTTCATGACTCCAGTAAAGAATGTGAAGGTACAGAAATGAAGTTAGATAACCCAATGAGTGGTGTGGACAATATGGAAGTGGAAGGCAGTGAAGACACTGgcaataaggaaaaagaaattaatatgcTGATGGAAGAG ATTGATTTCTTGAAAGCTAAAATAGCAGAATTGGAATCCAAGTGTGGTGGTGAAAATGCAAATG AAAAGGGAAAGGCTACTGAAAACATGCCAAAGCAAACCATATCTGAGACGTTGGCACTTGGACAAGATGAAGCACCAAAGAGTTATACCCCTTATATAAAGTACACAAAACTTGAATTTAAG GTTGACACATTCTTTGCTGTTGGATCTCCTCTTGgagtctttctttctcttcgCAACATTCGGATTGGAATCG GTAAAGGGCAAAAATATTGGGCAGAGGAAAATATCACTGAAGAGATGCCAGCATGCAGTCAAATGTTCAATATTTTTCACCCATTTGATCCTGTAGCATATAG AATAGAACCTCTAGTCTGTAAAGAATTTATCAGCAAGCGTCCAGTTATTATTCCTTACCACAAAGGTGGAAGAAGGTTGCACATTGGGTTTCAG GAGCTTACTGAAGATTTAGCAGGTCGTTCTCAAGCAATAATGAATCATCTAAACTTTGTAAAG GATAAAACATTTAAGCATCCATATCTGCAAGCCATTGGAGCGCACAC GTAA
- the LOC118059374 gene encoding phospholipase SGR2 isoform X7, which produces MAGSKANPAVSEEILPDLLKNTPSNIARLEDVIENCKGRQKYLAQTRSPSDGGDVRWYFCKVPLAENELAASVPLTEIVGKSDYFRFGMRDSLAIEASFLQREEELLTSWWKEYAECSEGPLGQPTTSKKFNALENADSPEGGRAAQLHEVEEERVGVPVKGGLYEVDLVKRHCFPVYWNGENWRVLRGHWFARKGGLDWLPLREDVAEQLEIAYRSQVWHRRMFQPSGLFAARVDLQGSTLGLHALFTGEDDTWEAWLNIDASSFSNIVSLSGNEIKLRRGYSASHSAKPTQDELRQRKEEEMDDYCSQVPVQHVVFMVHGIGQRLEKSNLVDDVGNFRHITASLSERHLTSHQRGAQRVLFIPCQWRKGLKLSSEAAVEKITLDGVRGLRVMLGATVHDVLYYMSPIYCQDVINSVELIGITLLQVSNQLNRLYLKFLKRNPGYDGKVSIYGHSLGSVLSYDILCHQENLSSPFPMDWMYNEHPRSEESSLDTKHDLLTNLEGNNSNVVSEAKDIVDPVDEEMMTARSTLLQEKGLADDFSTILSPHVSDLDETASGSNFKQMGGKESLHEFVHDSSKECEGTEMKLDNPMSGVDNMEVEGSEDTGNKEKEINMLMEEIDFLKAKIAELESKCGGENANEKGKATENMPKQTISETLALGQDEAPKSYTPYIKYTKLEFKVDTFFAVGSPLGVFLSLRNIRIGIGKGQKYWAEENITEEMPACSQMFNIFHPFDPVAYRCRKILG; this is translated from the exons atGGCGGGTTCCAAGGCAAATCCGGCGGTTTCAGAGGAAATACTGCCTGATTTGCTAAAGAATACGCCGTCAAATATTGCAAGATTGGAGGATGTGATTGAGAATTGTAAAGGTCGTCAAAAGTATCTTGCACAGACTAGAAGTCCATCTGATGGTGGTGATGTTAGGTGGTATTTCTGTAAGGTGCCTTTGGCAGAGAATG AGTTAGCTGCCTCAGTCCCGCTCACTGAGATAGTGGGAAAGAGCGACTATTTTCGTTTTGGTATGAGGGATTCTCTTGCAATAGAAGCATCTTTCTTGCAG AGAGAAGAAGAGTTGCTCACTAGTTGGTGGAAAGAGTATGCAGAATGCAGTGAAGGCCCATTGGGTCAGCCTACCACCAGTAAGAAGTTCAATGCACTAGAAAATGCTGATTCTCCAGAGGGTGGACGAGCAGCTCAACTACATGAAGTGGAAGAGGAGAGAGTGGGTGTGCCTGTCAAGGGAGGACTGTATGAG GTAGATCTGGTGAAGAGACATTGTTTTCCTGTTTATTGGAATGGAGAAAATTGGCGTGTTTTGAGAGGTCATTGGTTTGCTCGTAAAGGAGGTTTGGATTGGCTCCCTCTTCGAGAGGACGTAGCTGAACAGTTAGAGATTGCATACCGGAGCCAG GTTTGGCACCGAAGGATGTTTCAACCATCCGGCCTTTTTGCAGCCCGTGTTGATCTGCAAGGCTCTACACTG GGACTTCATGCCCTTTTTACAGGAGAAGATGATACTTGGGAGGCTTGGCTCAACATTGATGCTTCTAGTTTTTCTAATATTGTTAGCTTGAGTGGGAATGAAATCAAGTTAAGGCGTGGTTACTCTGCATCTCACTCAGCAAAACCAACCCAG GACGAACTACGACAGCGGAAGGAGGAGGAAATGGATGATTACTGCTCACAG GTCCCTGTTCAGCATGTTGTTTTTATGGTTCATGGTATTGGCCAAAGATTGGAGAAGTCCAATCTTGTTGATGATGTTGGAAACTTCCGCCATATCACCGCTAGTCTTTCTGAACGACATCTTACTTCACACCAACGAGGTGCTCAACGAGTTCTTTTCATTCCATGCCAg TGGAGAAAGGGCTTGAAGCTTAGTAGTGAAGCTGCAGTTGAAAAGATTACTTTAGATGGTGTACGTGGTTTGCGTGTTATGCTGGGCGCAACAGTTCATGATGTATTGTACTACATGAGCCCCATCTATTGTCAAGACGTTATTAATTCG GTTGAATTGATTGGTATCACTTTGCTCCAGGTATCAAACCAATTAAACCGCCTGTACTTGAAGTTTCTTAAGCGGAATCCTGGTTATGATGGAAAG GTTTCGATATATGGTCATTCATTGGGAAGTGTCCTCTCATATGACATCCTGTGCCATCAAGAGAATCTATCTTCTCCATTCCCAATGGATTGGATGTATAACGAACATCCTAGGAGTGAAGAATCTTCCCTTGATACGAAGCATGACTTGTTGACCAATCTGGAGGGTAACAATTCCAACGTAGTCAGTGAAGCCAAGGACATAGTGGATCCTGTTGATGAAGAAATGATGACTGCACGATCAACTTTATTACAAGAGAAGGGGCTTGCTGATGACTTTTCCACAATCTTGAGTCCTCATGTGTCGGATTTGGATGAAACTGCGTCAGGTTCAAATTTTAAGCAAATGGGTGGAAAAGAAAGTCTCCATGAATTTGTTCATGACTCCAGTAAAGAATGTGAAGGTACAGAAATGAAGTTAGATAACCCAATGAGTGGTGTGGACAATATGGAAGTGGAAGGCAGTGAAGACACTGgcaataaggaaaaagaaattaatatgcTGATGGAAGAG ATTGATTTCTTGAAAGCTAAAATAGCAGAATTGGAATCCAAGTGTGGTGGTGAAAATGCAAATG AAAAGGGAAAGGCTACTGAAAACATGCCAAAGCAAACCATATCTGAGACGTTGGCACTTGGACAAGATGAAGCACCAAAGAGTTATACCCCTTATATAAAGTACACAAAACTTGAATTTAAG GTTGACACATTCTTTGCTGTTGGATCTCCTCTTGgagtctttctttctcttcgCAACATTCGGATTGGAATCG GTAAAGGGCAAAAATATTGGGCAGAGGAAAATATCACTGAAGAGATGCCAGCATGCAGTCAAATGTTCAATATTTTTCACCCATTTGATCCTGTAGCATATAG GTGCAGAAAGATCTTGGGATGa